Part of the Roseobacter litoralis Och 149 genome, CTGCCCCCAGAACCGGCTTGCCAAGGTCTTTGCTCTCATAGGCCGGGAAGTAGAAGAAATCGACATCTTCGCCCGCCTCGGTCCCTTCCGGGAAAAACGCCGGGATGAAAGACGCCTGACGGTGCATGTAGCATTTCGGCGGGATCGAGAAGAGACCCGTCGGGCTGTCGCGGAAATCCGTGTTCGCCACCGCTTCGCTGCCGCCATCCACATAGTCATCATTCAACGCGAAATAGCCGAATTCCTCCATGGCTGCGATGACCTTGGGATCGTCAAACTTCATCTCATTTGACACCCATGCATCGTAATCCTCGGGGGACTGCGTGCGCAGCATCATCTCTTCAACCCAATCCGTGGCAGGCCAGCCCGTCGCAGCACCTGAACCCAGACCGATGCACCATGGTGTGCCCCCATCCTCAACGATCATGTCGGTGAGGTCTTTGAGCTCTTCCATCGTTTCGGGAATGTCGTAACCGGACTCGTCAAAAGCAATCGGGGAGTACCAGACCAGCGATTTCACATCGACGCGGTAGAACAGGCCATAGATGTCCTCAACACCCTGATCATTGGCGTAGGTGCCCAGATCCACCCACGACTGACCGGCGGCAAAGTTCTCAGCAACCCAATCCGCTGATCCCTCTGGCAGCGGCGTTAAAAGGCCCTGGCTTGCCAGATCGGCAGCGAGGCCCGGTTGCGGGAACGCAGCAAGGTTCGGCGCAGAACCGGAACGGGTGGAAATAACGATGTCCTGTTCAAAGCTATCTGAGCCGGAATAGGTGACTGTCGCCCCTGTGGCGCTTTCGAAATAGGAAAAGACGACGTCGACCTTTTCCTTTTCATTGCCGGTCCAGGCACCGGTGATCTCTACCGTCTGACCGCTCAGGTCGTATTTCTCTGCGAAAGCTTCGTAGCTGTCCCAGTTGAAATCGCCCTCACCTACGGCAAAAGGCTGTTGCCCCTGAGCGTATGCCGCACCTGCGAATAAAGCCAGCGCCGCCGCGCCGGCGTAAAACCGTGCCATTGTGATGTCCTCCCGTTGAGCCGGTGTCTTCACCGGTCTCGATTGTTGCTCTGTCGGCGCTGCAAGAATCGTCTCAAAGCGCTTTGAGAATGGCCCGGCTAATGGCATGTTGTTCGGTGACTCGATGCATGTGCGCATCGAACATACCATCACGTTATGCTATCAACAGGCCGGGACTTTGAACCTAAGAGAATTGTCAAAACAACTGAAACTGTCACAAACAACGGTCAGCCGCGCTCTGAACGGATACCCCGAAGTTAATGAGGCGACCCGCAAGCGCGTCACCGAAGCTGCGGAAAAGTACCAATACCGCCCCAATGTGCGCGCCCAGACGCTTGCCACCGGAAAATCCAAATCGGTGGGCCATGTGATCCCGCTGTCCAAGCAAAGCGAATTGGTCAATATGGTGTTTTCGGATTTCATGGCGGGTGCGGGACTGGTCTATGCCGAGCATGGGTACACGATGACCCTGTCGATTGTTCGGGATGACGATGAACTGGACGCCTATAGCGCCTTTGCTGAAAGAGGCGCGGTGGATGGTGTGATCGTGCAGGGTCCGACCTGTGACGATCCCCGCATTGCGCGTCTGCTCAGGTTGAATATCCCCTTTGTTGTACACGGGCGCGCGTCCGGGATTGAGACCCCTTATGCCTGGCTGGACGTCAACAACCATCGCGCCATCAAAGCGGCGACGCAGAGCCTGATTGACCTGGGCCACCGCCGTATCGGCCTGATCAACGGGCGCGAGCAAATGGACTTTGCCCTGCGCAGGCGGGCGGGCTATGAGGCGGCACTGGCAGATGCGGGCATCCCAGCGGACCCTGCGCTGACGCGTTCAGGCGATATGTCAGAGCCCAATGGATATACAGCGGCATGTGAGGTTTTGGCATACCAGAACCCACCCACGGCTTTTGTTGCCTCCTCAATCGTCATCGCATTGGGCGTGAAACGCGCCATCGAAGAGCACGGGCTGACAATCGGAAAAGATGTGTCGGTGATCTGTTTTGATGACGATATTTCCTATCTGCCCAATGCTGGTCGCACGCCGCAGTTCACGGCGATGCGGTCTTCTGTGCACGCGGCCGGCGCGCGCTGTGCGACATTGCTTCTTGAGCGTATCAAGACGCCCGGTGCGCCGCCATCATCTGAGCTATGGGAAGCCGAATTTGTCCAAGGGGCCTCTACCGGACCCGGACCTCACGCATAAAGGCCTGTGTTATCATGGATTTTTCGCGCTCCACCTTTCCGCCAGATTTTCTGTTTGCCGCTGCGACATCCAGCTATCAGATCGAAGGACATGGGTTCGGGGGCGCTGGTCCGACGCATTGGGACACATTCGCCGCAACGCCGGGCAATGTGGTGCGTGCAGAACATGGGCAGATCGCCTGCGATCACTACAACCGCTGGGAGGAGGACCTTGATCTGATGCAGGCGATGGGCCTTGATGCCTATCGCTTTTCCACAAGCTGGGCGCGTGTCCTGCCTGAGGGGCGTGGCACGGTCAATCAGAAGGGGCTGGATTTCTACGACCGCCTTGTTGACGGCATGCTGGCGCGTGATCTGAAACCTATGGCGACGCTTTACCACTGGGAACTGCCCGCTGCATTGGCGGATCTGGGCGGGTGGCGCAATCCCGATATTGCCCATTGGCTTGCCGATTTTGCCACCATTGTGATGGAACGCATCGGCGATCGCGTCTTTAGTGCCGCCCCCATCAACGAGCCATGGTGCGTTGCATGGCTGTCCCATTTCATGGGCCTGCAAGCTCCGGGTCTGCGCGATATTCGCGCCACCGCCCATGCCATGCATCACGTGTTGACCGCGCATGGGCGTTGCATTCAGGCCATGCGCGCTATTGGCATGAACAACCTCGGCGCTGTGTGCAATTTTGAATATGTACAAGCCGCAACTGACACGCCCGAGGCGTCGGAGGCCGCGCGCCGCTATGAGGCGATTTACAACCGCTTTTTCGTGGGCGGTCTGTTTCAGGGGGCCTATCCAGATGAGGTGCTCGAAGGGCTCGGGCCCCATATGCCCAAAGGCTGGGAAAATGATTTTGACCTGATCGGGCAGAAACTCGACTGGTTCGGTGTCAACTATTACACCTGCAAACGCATTGCGGCGGACAGCGGCCCATGGCCATCGCTGCGCGAGGTCGAAGGGCCGCTGCCGAAAACCCAGATCGGTTGGGAGATTAAACCTGAAGGCCTTGAGCATATTCTGACGTGGTTACAACAAAACTACACCGGCGCACTGCCGCTTTACGTAACGGAAAACGGCATGGCCAATGCCGATGACACCACCACCCCCGATGACGCGCGCATGGACTATCTGGATGCACATCTTGCAGCCTCCCAACGCGCCATCGCGGTGGGCGTGCCCTTGGCGGGCTATACGTTCTGGTCCCTGATGGACAATTACGAATGGTCGCTGGGCTATGAAAAACGCTTTGGTCTGGTGCATGTGGATTTTGACACGCTGCAGCGCACGCCCAAGGCATCCTATCACGCAATTGCCCGTGCGCTGGCGCGTTAAAAGCGTCATGCGAAAAACCTGAATCACGTAACGCTGCCTGAAATCAAAGATTTCAACGCGTTACCTGATACCCGATGTTTCAGGTATTTCGTCAGACGCTCTAAGGCACGAAATCCGGCGGTATGCCAAACGCAGGCGTATTGACGCTTGCCCCGGTCAACGCATGCATGAAGGCGACCAATTCCGCGATTTCAGCATCCGTCAGGTGCATGGGTGTCACCGCTATTGCCCGTTCCTGTCGGTCCATTTCCAATGCGTCAGCGCCCAGAATGAAATCCGTTGCCGCCAGCCACGCAATATCGGGAAGCTGCGCCATCTGGCGCTGCCATGCAGCCCTTGCCGCCACCGGGTCCAGATGATGGCGAATGATGCCTTCGAGCGTCGGATAGGCCCCGTTGTGCCCATAAGGCGCGGTCAAAGCCACATTGCGCAGCATTGGCGTGCGAAAGGCATAGGCATCGCGCAACCGGTTGCTTTCGGCCATGCGCCCCACATCGCGGGCATAAGGATCGAATGCACGCGTGCGCCCCGGCCCGAATGCTGGAAGGCCCAAGGCATGAAACTTCTGATCACTCATCAGCGATCCCGCGTGGCAGTCAGCACAAGCGGCTTTGCCGTAGAACAACGCCATCCCCGCCCGTTCACCACGGTTCAACGCCGCCTCATCCCCGGCAAGATAGGCATCAAATGGGCTGTCGGTGCTGCGCCATTCCAGCGCCATGAAGGCCGCCAGCGCATTTGCGATGTGCACGATGCTGACCTGCTGCGCCGTGTCGATCTCGTCAAAGGCCGCCACGAAGGCCGGGCCATAGTCAGCATCCGTGCGCACCCGTTTTGCAAGGATCGGCCATGCCGCATCAATGCGGTCATGCACAGCGCCGATTACGTCATTTTCGCCCGGATTACCCGCCATTTCGAACTGGGCCACGAGGGGGAACAGCGCCTGGGCGGCCAGCAGCGAATTCAACCCTTCGGGCAACCACTCCTGCGCGGGTGAATTGAACCCGTTGCCGTAGATATCCGACAGGCTCAGCCGCCCGTCATGGAACATCGTGTACAGATCACGCGCACCCAGATTCCACAGGCCCGGCGCATTGCGTGGGATGCGTTTGGCCACCCGATCCGCGCCCGCACCGGGCGTGCGATCAGGCCCCACCCCCTGCCCGCCCTCACCGATCCCCAGGGACAGCCCGTCGCCCGTGCCAAATTCCGGATGATGGCAATGGGCACAGGTGATATTGCGATTGCCCGACAGGATCGGATCATAAAACAGCGCTTGCCCCAGTGCCGCTTGCGCTACGTCGAATTCGATGAAATCCTCATCCGTCAGCGGCGGTGGTAAATCTGCGGCTGCGGCCAGCGATGCAAAACAGGACAAAACGACCCCATGCGCACAATAGCTTTTGCCCTCGCTCTTTTGGCCACGCCGGTCGCGGCGGAATTGGAAGCGGCGCGCGATCTGATGGATGCGGGTCGATTTGACGAGGCCTATGCGGCGCTTTGGCCCGCGGCGCGTTCGGGCAATGCCGAAGCGGAGGAACTGATCGGTGTCATCTATGCCATGGGTCTGGGACGGCCCCGCGATGACCAGCGCGCGTTTGAATGGTATCTGCGCGCGGCCATGAAGGGCCATCCCGGTGCGCAATCGGGTGTCGGCTGGTATTACGAAGTGGGCCGCGGCCTGCCCGCACCGGACCTTATGCGCGCCTATATGTGGTACACGCTTTCCGCGATCGGCGGGGACCCTGACGCGGCAATCAGCCTTGAAGAAGTTGCCAAGAAAATGACGGCGGAAGAAATCAACAAGGCCCATGTTCTCGTCGCTGACTATAAGGTGTGGATGTATCCGTTCAGATGATCGGGGCGACCCGGAGGCCGCCCCGTTGTGGTCAATTCAGATCGGCGGCACGCGCGGCACCCACTTCGGCTTCGGCCTGCGCCACAGCCTCTGTCAGCGCGTCGAATATTTCATCCCCGCGCCCCACATTGGCTTTGAACCAGTCGAACACGGGGGCGGCCCCCTCTTTGAAGGCCGCTTTCTGCTCAGGCGTGGGCACGTAAAGATCACCGCCATCGGCCACGAATTCCTCATAGGCCGCGATCGATTTACGCTTGGGCGAGGCAAAAGTCGCCTGCTGCAGCGCATAAAACCCATCCACGACCACCCGGCGCATATCCTCAGGCATGCCGGTGAATTTCGCGTTGTTCATCCACCACAGCGCGCCCATGTAGGCATGCCCATCCAGCGTGACATATTTTAGCCCGGCGTCCGGAAATTTCATGCCCATGATATCCGTGATGCCGTTCTTGGACCCCTCAACCACGCCGGTCTGAAAGGACGTGAAAAGCTCAGGCCATGGGATCGGTGTCGGGGCCGCACCCAGCGCTTTGACCAACTCCTGCGGCAAATCCGCGACAACCGTACGGATTTTCAAACCTTCCATATCAGAGGGCTCAGCGATGCGGCGTTTGGTGTTGGCAAAGTTACGCCACCCGCCGGTGTTTCCAATCGTCATCAGGCGGATCATGTCGCCTGAATCCTCCAGCGCCATCGCCCGCATAGTACGGGTAAAATCACCCGACAGCACATGTTCGGCAATGCGGTCGTCCGCCATCAGATAGGGCAGATCAAGCACTTGCACGTAAGGGAAGATGCCCGACGCGCCGCCGGATGTGGAGACATAAACGTCAATCGTGCCATCCGCCACGCCTTGCAGACATTCAGCCCCATTGCTGCAGAGCTGCGTGCCGATGAAAAGTTCAACCGCGATGGCGCCGTTTGACGCGGATTCCACATAGTTCTTGAACACGACAAGACCGTCGTAGTCTTCATCGTTTTCGTTGGAATTGGCCGTGGCGCGGATCGTATATTCCTGCGCCTGTGCCGCAATCGCCGTCCCGGCGAGTAAAGCCGCAAGGAGCGCGCATTTCAGGGTTTGTTTTATCATTTATTCCTCCCAGTTGGATGATGTGTCAGTTGGCAAAGCCCGTCAGTCGCGGGATGGTCATGGAAATTGCCGGTATGTAGGTGATCAGGAAAATCACCACGATTTCGACCGCCAGAAACGGCAGGATCGCCTTTGAAATCGCCTCGACCCGCTCGCCTGAAACCGAGGAGGCGACAAACAACACCAGCCCCATCGGCGGTGTGGCCAGTCCGACGGTCAGGTTCACACTCATGATGATGGCAAAATGGATCGGGTCCACGCCGAGGCTGACAAAAATTGGCCCCAGAATTGGCCCAAGGATGATAATCGCAGGCCCCGCATCCAAGAACATCCCAACCGCAAAAAGCAAAAGGTTGATCAAAAACAGCAAGATCAGCGGGTTGGACGTCAGCGCCAATACAAATTCGGCCATGGCTTCGGGCGCGTGACTGAGGCTGACAACTGTTTTGAACGCCATCGCGGCACCGACTAGCAACAGCACAACCGCCGATGTGAGCCCCGCGCGGCCCAGCACATCCGGCAACTCACTCAGCTTGAGGCTGCGCATCACGAACAGGCCGATGAAAAGCGCGTAGGCCACGGCCACCGCCGCCGCTTCGGTCGGGGTAAAGACGCCTGCCAGAATACCGCCCAGAATGATCACCGGGGTCAGCAAGGGGAAAAACGCCTTGAGGCTGGCCTGCCCGCGTTCGCCCCATGTGTGTTTTTTGGTGGCGACGGGAAAATCATATTTGTCCGCCATGATCTTGACCATGAACATCAGCCCAAGGCCCACCATCACCCCCGGTACGATGCCTGCAAGAAACAGGGCGGCAACGCTTTCGCCCATCACATAGGCATAGATGATCATGATGCCCGATGGTGGGATGATCGGCCCGATCACGGAACTTGCCGCTGTAATCGCCGCGGCGAATTTGCGGCTATAGCCCTGTTTTTCCATCGCGGGGATCAACATCGATCCCAGTGCGGATGTATCGGCCACTGCAGACCCCGAAAGCCCGGCGAACAGCATGGAGGACAGGATATTCACATGCGCCAACCCGCCGCGAAAATGCCCCATCATGGCCTGACTGAATTCAACCAGACGCATGGTGATCCCGCCCCGATTCATCAACTCTCCGGCCAGCATGAAGAAGGGGATCGCCATGAGCGGAAAGCTGTCCATCCCGTTATAAACATTGCGATAAAGCAGTGTGATGTCCTTTTCCTGCCCATTCAGGTAAAGCAACAGACCCGGTGCTGCGAGCAGGCCAAAAAAGACCGGCAACCCGATGAGCAGGAACAGTAAAAAGAGTGGCAGAAACCAGACCAGCATCTATTCCGCCCCTATCTTTTCATCGAGCGGGATTGCCGGCAACCTGTCAGCCCCGCCCAGCATTCTGACAATTGCGCGCAGGATCAGTTCCACGTTGACAGATATCAGCATGATCAGTCCGACCACCAAAGAGGCCATCATCCAACTGCGAGGCACCCGGAACCAGTTTTCCAAGCTCAAATCAGTTGGAACATAAAGGGACGCAGTTGCGAACCGTCCTGCAAAACCCGTCACTTCGGACCACCCGATCTGCACGGCCACGACAAGCACGGCAAGGCTGACAAACAGCAGGAAGAGCGCCAGAAGGCTGCCCAACAGTTTGGGCAAAAGAATTACCAGCGTGTCAATCGCCACAAACCCACCCCGGCGGAATGCGGTGGGCGCCATAAGACCTGTCATCCATAACATGCAAAAACGCGCCGCCTCGTCTGGCCAAGGCAGGGCACTATTGAGAACATACCGAAAAAACACCTGCACCAGAATCGCGATGACCATCGCTGCGACGGCGAAAATTCCGATCGCCCGGCCAATGGCCAACACGCTTTCGTTGATCATCCGAAGCGGTGCAAGCACCAGCAGCAGTGCCCCCATGAATGGGCCTCCTCCCTGCAACCGACATTCTGCCGGTCGCGCGCGGGTGTCCCCGCAGTTTTTATACGTTGGCTTTTTCAACCTCTTTGTCAAATCGTCCGAACGTGCCTTGCGAAAATATCAGTGGGGCGCCCTGCCTGAAGGCCGCGTGGCGTACCAAACCCACCATGATCGAATGATCGCCTGCATCGTGGAAACCATAAGTTTCGCATTCAAACCGCGCCAGACAGCTATCAAAAACCGGGACACCCCGGTCGCTGCGGGCGGTATCAACGGCGTCAAATGCCGTGCCCGAGCGCGCAAACGCAAGCGCCAGTTCTTTTTGCTTGGCCTCAAGCACATGAATGGCAAAATCAGTGGCATCAGCAAACAGCGCATAGCGGCTGGATGATTTCGCCGGGCACCACAACACCAGCGGCGGCTCCATGGAGACGCTGGTAAAGGAATTGGCCGTCATGCCCACCGGGCCCTCTGGCGTATTGGCCGTCACGATTGTCACACCTGACGAAAAGCGTCCCAGCGCGTCACGGAACATGCGGTGATTGTCGTCTGTAGGGTCGAAGTGCAGCATTGCCGTTCCTTGACTGGTTCCATCCGGCATCAAGGCACCTCATGCCCGTTCGCGGCTTCAAAAAGCTCAAACCACGTCTGGCGATCCATCTCAACCTTCGTTGCATCACTGAAGGTCGCAATGCGCGACAGTGTGTTGGTGCCCATCACCGGCAAAATCCCCGATGGATGCGCCAGCAGCCATGCAATTGCGACCGCTGCGCGATCAACGCCTTGCGCCTGTGCGACTTTATCCAGCGTGATGGCTGGCTTGGTCTGCTGTGTCATCAGGCTGCCACCGCCCAAGGGCGACCATGCCATCGGACGTACGGCGTGTTGTTGCGCATGCGACAGATCCCCGTTGGTGAAACTGTCGCGCGCCGCAAGGCTGAGTTCGAGTTGATTGGTCACAAGGGGATGTTTCATATGCACCTGCAGCAAATCCCAATCCCAGGGTTTGAAATTCGACACGCCCGCCGCTTTGATCTTGCCACTGTCAATCAACGCATCAAGGGCCCCGCCCGTTTCGCGCGCATCCATCATCGGGTCCGGGCGGTGGATCAGTAAAACATCGATCTGTTCAATGCGCATGTTGGACAGCGATGCCTCCACCGATGCCGTGATATGGGCCGCGGATGTATCGTAATACTTGACCCGGGCGTCAGCGTATCTGCCCACCGGCGCGACGATATCGCATTTGGTTACAACCTCCAGCGTGTCGCGCAAACCTGGGCTTTGCTGAAATGCGGCCCCAAGAACCGCCTCCGCTGCATATCCGCCATAGATATCGGCCTGATCCAGAGTGGTAATGCCCTGCGCAAGACAAGCGTCGATCTTGGCCCGCACATGCGCCGGTGATGTATCGCTGTCATCGGCCAGACGCCACATGCCATAAATGATCCGGCTGACGTCGACATCAGCGGACAGATTTACCCGTTCCATCAGCGGCGTTCTCCTGTTCCAAGCGGCGTTGCGGGGCATGTGTCAGGCACCCGACCATAGGCATGCGGCAACGAACATGTTTCCAGCTCAGGCAGCACGAGCCGGCCAAAGTGTTCTGCCTCATCAATATGCGGATAGCCCGAAAAGATGAATGCCCGCATGCCCATTTTGCGGTAGGATTCAATCTCGCTGAGCACCTGATCGGCCGAACCAACCAAAGCGGCGCCACATCCGGACCGCGCGCGCCCGATCCCAGTCCACAGATGCGGCTCGATATAGCCGTAATCGTCTGCGATATCGCGGTTCTTTGATTGATGCGCGACGCCCAGTGACGCTGCATCCAAAGCCCGTTCGCGTATTTTGCGCCCCTGTTCATCGTCAAGCTTTGACACGATGTATTCGGCATATTCCTGCGCTTCGGCTTGCGTGTCGCGCACGATCACATGTACCCGCAACCCGTAATCCAGCGTCCTGCCCCGCGCGGCCGCGCGATCATGCACCGCCCGCATTCTGTCTGCCAGAGCATCTTTCGGCTCCGGCCACATCAGGTAGACGTCGCAATATTCAGCGCATAAATCCAGCGCATCCGGGGAATAGCCCCCGAAATACAAGAGCGGCCCGCCCGTCTGATAGGGTTTGACCGGATCGGTGGTCAGGCCAGAAAAATTGTAGACTTCACCGGCATGGTCAATCTGATCCCGGATCCAGGCCTGTTTGAGGATCTGCACGACCTCACGCGATCTTTGATAGCGATAGGAGCTGGGTTCTTTCTGGCCCGGAAAGTCAGATGAGATGATATTGACCGTCAAGCGGCCCTTCAGCATGTGGTCAAGCGTGGCGAGGGTGCGCGCGAGCATGATCGGCTGCATCTCGCCACAGCGCACCGCCGCCAGCAGATTGATGTTTTGGGTGATCGGCGCGCATCCGGCCACAAAGCTCAGCGTGTCCTGACCGACCTGATAGGAGGAGGGGCACAGGATGTTGCGAAACCCCTGCGCCTCTGCTGTCTTGACGATGTCCGAACAATGCGCCCAGCTGGAGCGCAAATCGCCGTCCGGCACACCCAGAAACTGATAATCATCCGAGCAAAGTGCGGAGAACCACGACACTTCTGCAGCCATCAGGTCGGCGGATGTTATCGGTACAACGGTCATCTTTGCACTCTCTGAAGCGTGTCGTATTTTCCTTGAATAGCACTGCAAAATATGTAGATCAATCATATATCAATTTTAACTCACCCCAGTGGTCCGTTTGAAAAACCCAAGCGATACGCGCGGCGCTTTGCCCAAATACATCCAGCTTAGCGAACTCATTATTCGCGAGATTGATGCTGGTCGTTTGCTGGACGCAGAACGCCTGCCCCCCGAACGCGAAATGGCGCGCAGCTATGGCGTCTCCATCGGCACGCTGCGCAAGGCGCTCGCGGAACTGCATGACAAAGGATTGTTGGAACGCGTTCAGGGGTCTGGCAACTACATCCGCAAAGGCCACAATCCATGCGGTGTATATGCCATGTTTCGTCTGGAACTGCCGGCCGGCGGCGGGCTGCCAACTGCGCGCGTACTATCAATGGCGGTCATGGAAAAACCCACCACTCTGCCCCGGTTTGGGCGTTCGGAAAAGGCCACGCGCATCAGACGTCTGCGCTTCCTGAACGACATCGCAATCGCCGTCGAAGAGATCTGGCTGGATGCGGCGGTTGGTACATTGAACGCGAATGCAGTTTCTGATTCCCTGTATCAAACCTACTTGAAACAGCTCAATCTATGGATAACCCGCGCCGAAGACCGGGTATCAATTGGCAGTTTTCCGAATTGGACACCTTGCGATTTTGCCCGCATGGATCATGCCTGCGGATATATCGAGCGTTTTGGCTGGTCGGATGAACACAAACCGGTCGAATTCTCGCGCATATGGTTTGACCCGGACCGCGCTGTATATGTGCAGCGCTTGAAATAAGGAAATGCCCGATGACCCAATTGGTAAGATACGGCATCATTGGCTGCGGCATGATGGGACAGGAACACCTGCGAAATATCGCTCTGTTAAACGGCGCATGCGTCAGCGCGATTTTTGAACCAGATGCAGCAATGCGCCAAACGGCCAAAGACATCGAACCGCAGGCTGCCTTTTTTCCGTCCGTCAACGCCATGCTGGGGTCAGCCGATATTGACTGCCTCGTTATTGCAAGCCCCAATTACTGCCACGCCGATCAGATCGTCGAAATCGCCGCCATGCGCCCCCTGCCCCTTCTTGTTGAAAAACCCCTGCTGACTGACCCCACCGATATCGCGCGGCTGACGCAAACGGCAGAACGTTACCCAGCCCCCATCTGGGTCGCGATGGAGTATCGCTACATGCCGCCGATCGCACGTTTGCTGGAGCGTGCCGAGACCGTGACCGGTGGCATAAAGATGCTGAGCCTGCGCGAACACCGGTTTCCCTTTCTGCAAAAGGTGGGCGACTGGAACCGGTTCAATGCCAACACGGGCGGCACATTCGTAGAAAAGTGCTGCCATTTCTTTGATCTGATGCGGTTGATCTTGCGGCGCAATCCCGTGCGCGTCATGGCAAGTGCTGCGCAATCCGTAAACCATCTGGACGAGCACTATGACGGCAAAACCCCCGACATTATTGACAATGGATATGTCATTGTCGACTTCGATGGCGGCGCACGGGCGATGCTGGAACTCTGTATGTTTGCGGATGGCGCGAGATATCAGGAAACCATTTCAGCCGTCGGGCCGGACGGGAAAATCGAAGCTTTCGTGCCAGGGCCGACGCGTTTCTGGCCCGGTGATCTGGGCGCGCCCCCCGTCCCCCTGATCGAAATCAGCCCCCGCCTGTCAAAACAGATCAAAGTGCATGAAATACCTGTCGATCCGGTGCTGCTCAAAGCGGGGGATCACAATGGGGCCACCTATTTTCAGCATCAAAAGTTCATGGCGCTTGTGCAGGGCAGCAACACAAAAACGGAGGTGTCCTTTAGCGATGGCCTGTGGGCTGTGCGCATGGGGATGGCCGCGCAGCGCTCTGCGTCAACCGGGCAAGCTGTCACCCTTGAGGGCTGAGCTTTCTGTGGAGATGCACCTACGGGGTGCACCTCTTCGCCAAGTCGCGGGTATCGATGTCATCCGAACAACAGCGGACGGATGACCCTTTCCCGTCCGTTGCGTTTTTCAATACATGACCAATCGCTGTGCGCTGCGAACAGAAACAACGCCTCAGCCGTGGCGCGCAAAGACCTCGGTCCTACCGTTGCGCAGCACCAGCAGCGTGTCATAGGCGTCGCGCTGGTTGCCCATCTCCATCCCCGGTGAGCCAAGCGGCATGCCGGGCACCGTCAGTCCAAGCGCATCGGGGCGCTGTGACAACATCCGTTGAACGTCAGTGCCCGGCACATGGCCCTCGATGAAATAGCCCGCGATAAAGGCCGTGTGGCAGGAACTCAGCTCCGGTGTGACACCTGCGCGGGCCTTCATCGACCAGAGCGTTTCCTGATCGACATCACGGGTCTCAACCTCAAACCCTGCTTGGGTCATATGCTCGACCCAGGCGGTGCAACATCCACAGGTCGGTGATTTGAAAACCTCAATCCGGGCCGACATCGCACGTGCCGGAGAGGCGAGCATCCCGGCCCCAAGGCCGGAGGCGAGACTGGAAAAGATAAAGCGTCTGCGGTTCATTTTATATCTCCTGATAGGTAAGTTTGTCAGATGGCGCGTCACAGGACACGCAGCCAGGTCATCATCCCGCCCGCGGAATGCTCCAGCATATGGCAATGCAGCAGCCAATCGCCTGGATTGTCCGCGACAAACGCGATTTCCGCCGTCTCGCCCCGGTTCATCAGCAACGTATCCCGAAGCGGACCCAAAGCGCCATCGCGGCCAATCTGCCTGAAATGATGCCCGTGCAGATGAATCCCATGCTGCCAGCGGGTGTCGTTGGTCATCGCAATCCGCACCGTCTCACCACGGTTTGCCTCGATCAGGGGGGTGTCACCCATATCGGCCATGCCGTTAAACGCCC contains:
- a CDS encoding TRAP transporter small permease; its protein translation is MGALLLVLAPLRMINESVLAIGRAIGIFAVAAMVIAILVQVFFRYVLNSALPWPDEAARFCMLWMTGLMAPTAFRRGGFVAIDTLVILLPKLLGSLLALFLLFVSLAVLVVAVQIGWSEVTGFAGRFATASLYVPTDLSLENWFRVPRSWMMASLVVGLIMLISVNVELILRAIVRMLGGADRLPAIPLDEKIGAE
- a CDS encoding TRAP transporter large permease, coding for MLVWFLPLFLLFLLIGLPVFFGLLAAPGLLLYLNGQEKDITLLYRNVYNGMDSFPLMAIPFFMLAGELMNRGGITMRLVEFSQAMMGHFRGGLAHVNILSSMLFAGLSGSAVADTSALGSMLIPAMEKQGYSRKFAAAITAASSVIGPIIPPSGIMIIYAYVMGESVAALFLAGIVPGVMVGLGLMFMVKIMADKYDFPVATKKHTWGERGQASLKAFFPLLTPVIILGGILAGVFTPTEAAAVAVAYALFIGLFVMRSLKLSELPDVLGRAGLTSAVVLLLVGAAMAFKTVVSLSHAPEAMAEFVLALTSNPLILLFLINLLLFAVGMFLDAGPAIIILGPILGPIFVSLGVDPIHFAIIMSVNLTVGLATPPMGLVLFVASSVSGERVEAISKAILPFLAVEIVVIFLITYIPAISMTIPRLTGFAN
- a CDS encoding LLM class flavin-dependent oxidoreductase, encoding MTVVPITSADLMAAEVSWFSALCSDDYQFLGVPDGDLRSSWAHCSDIVKTAEAQGFRNILCPSSYQVGQDTLSFVAGCAPITQNINLLAAVRCGEMQPIMLARTLATLDHMLKGRLTVNIISSDFPGQKEPSSYRYQRSREVVQILKQAWIRDQIDHAGEVYNFSGLTTDPVKPYQTGGPLLYFGGYSPDALDLCAEYCDVYLMWPEPKDALADRMRAVHDRAAARGRTLDYGLRVHVIVRDTQAEAQEYAEYIVSKLDDEQGRKIRERALDAASLGVAHQSKNRDIADDYGYIEPHLWTGIGRARSGCGAALVGSADQVLSEIESYRKMGMRAFIFSGYPHIDEAEHFGRLVLPELETCSLPHAYGRVPDTCPATPLGTGERR
- a CDS encoding aldo/keto reductase, producing MERVNLSADVDVSRIIYGMWRLADDSDTSPAHVRAKIDACLAQGITTLDQADIYGGYAAEAVLGAAFQQSPGLRDTLEVVTKCDIVAPVGRYADARVKYYDTSAAHITASVEASLSNMRIEQIDVLLIHRPDPMMDARETGGALDALIDSGKIKAAGVSNFKPWDWDLLQVHMKHPLVTNQLELSLAARDSFTNGDLSHAQQHAVRPMAWSPLGGGSLMTQQTKPAITLDKVAQAQGVDRAAVAIAWLLAHPSGILPVMGTNTLSRIATFSDATKVEMDRQTWFELFEAANGHEVP
- the dctP gene encoding TRAP transporter substrate-binding protein DctP, producing MIKQTLKCALLAALLAGTAIAAQAQEYTIRATANSNENDEDYDGLVVFKNYVESASNGAIAVELFIGTQLCSNGAECLQGVADGTIDVYVSTSGGASGIFPYVQVLDLPYLMADDRIAEHVLSGDFTRTMRAMALEDSGDMIRLMTIGNTGGWRNFANTKRRIAEPSDMEGLKIRTVVADLPQELVKALGAAPTPIPWPELFTSFQTGVVEGSKNGITDIMGMKFPDAGLKYVTLDGHAYMGALWWMNNAKFTGMPEDMRRVVVDGFYALQQATFASPKRKSIAAYEEFVADGGDLYVPTPEQKAAFKEGAAPVFDWFKANVGRGDEIFDALTEAVAQAEAEVGAARAADLN
- a CDS encoding flavin reductase family protein, whose protein sequence is MLHFDPTDDNHRMFRDALGRFSSGVTIVTANTPEGPVGMTANSFTSVSMEPPLVLWCPAKSSSRYALFADATDFAIHVLEAKQKELALAFARSGTAFDAVDTARSDRGVPVFDSCLARFECETYGFHDAGDHSIMVGLVRHAAFRQGAPLIFSQGTFGRFDKEVEKANV